The DNA window ATCCTCTGCCGCACGGACTCCGCTGAGCGCAATCCGTCCTCCGGGGTGTGCAGGACGTAGTCGAGCAGTCGCTCCACCCTGGTTGTGGCCACGTGCATCCGGGTATCGGAAGACGCATAGTAGATGAACACATCGCCGTTTTCCCGGCAGACCCAGCCGTTGGTGAAGATGACATTGGAAACATCACCGACCCGCTCCTCCCCGCGCGGGGCGATCAGGTAGCCCGCGGGTTTCCGAAGCATCCTGGCCGGGTCCTTCAGATCGGTCAGGAAAAGGTAGGCCACGTAGCGGAGTCCGGCCGCCGTCTCCCGGACTCCGTGCGCCAGATGCAACCAGCCCTCGGCCGTCTTGATCGGAGCGGGGCCCTGGCCGTTTTTCGACTCGTTGATCGTGTGATACATCTTGCGATCAATGATCCGCTCCGGTCCGGCAACCGGATGCTCGATGTCCTTTGCGAGGGCCCAGCCGATGCCTCCGCCTGAGCCGGTGCTGATGAAACCGTCCTGCGGACGGGTGTAGAAAGCGTATTGGCCGTCGACGAACTCGGGATGGAGGACGACGTTGCGCTGCTGGGCGGACGGCGTTTTCAGGTCCGGCAGGCGGTCCCAGGCTTTCAGATCCTTTGTCCGGATGATCCCGCACTGGGCGGTCGCGGAGGATTGATCGCTTTCCGGTGCATTCGGGTCCCGCCTCTCGGTGCAGAAGAGCCCATAGACCCAGCCATCCTCGTGCGCGACCAGGCGCATGTCGTAGACATTGGTATCGGGATCCGCGGTTTCTCCAATGACCAGTGGCTCGTCATGGAACCGGAAGCGGTCAATTCCATTCGGACTCTCGGCCAGGGCGAAGAACGATTTCCGGTCGGCCCCTTCGACCCGGACCACCAGGACGATCCTTCCCTTCCATTCGATCGCCCCGGCGTTGAAGGTCGCATTGACCCCCAGCCTCTCCATCAGAAACGGGTTGGTCGCCGGGTTCAGATCATAACGCCACTCGAGCGGCACATGGTCGGCCGTGATGATGGGGTGAAGGTGGCGTTCATAGACGCCGTTCTTCCAGGTCGTATCCACCGGATTGGGACGCAGGATCAGTGCCTCATGTTCCCTGCGCAGTTCATTCAGGCGCTCTTTGAAATTCATGGTCTTGCTGGTGACTTTCGCGATTGAAAAACAGCGGTCCGGGCCCTCAGCCCATCTCGACCACGATCCGGTTGGTCTTGCCGAGTTTCGTCACGGGAACACGACCGTCCGGGAATTCCACCCCGTTGACGGTCAGGCGCCGGACTCCTTTCTGGACTTTGTTGGGATTCCGCACCTCGACCTTCAGGCGTTTCCCCCGGAAGATTCGCTCCAGCTCGAATCCCGGCCATTCCGACGGAATGCAGGGATCGAAGCGGATCGCGTCGACCTCCGGCTGAAGGCCGAGTATCGAATGCATGGCGGAATAATAGGACCACGAGGCGGTCCCCGAAAGCCAGGGCACCCGGGAAACCCCAAACTGACTGGAAGCCTTCGAATGCGTGCTCTGGCAATGCACGTAGGGTTCACTTTGACGGATCTCCGCTCGATCATTGTAGGCGGATGGCATATACGATCGGTAGGTCCGGAAAGCCTGGTTCCCCTCCCCTCTCAGGCATTCCGCCATGACCACCCAGCCCTGGGTGTGATTGAAAATTCCCGCATTCTCCTTGGTTCCCGGATTGAAGAGAACCGCCCGCATGACCTCGATCGGGATCTTCTTGAAGGGAGGCGCACAGAGCATGACGCCGTATTCGGTCGCCAGATTCTCCCGCAGGGCCCGCATGGCCTTGTCCGATTGTTCCTCCGTGGCCGCGCCACTGATGATGGACCAGACCTGCGTGTTGAGATAAACCTGGCCCTCCTCACGGTTCTTCGTTCCGTAAATCGTCCCGTCCTCTCCAATCGCCCAGATGAACCACTCGCCGTCCCAGCAATGCTCCTGGATGAGCGCGTCGAGCGCCTCACGCCGGGAACAGGCCCAGACCGCCTCTTCTTCCTGACCCAGGCGTTCCGCGATTTCGGCATAGACACTGAGACCCAGGCGCACCTGAAAGGCGACAAACAGGCTCTCGCCGTGATACCCGAGCCGCAGGCAGTCGTTCCAGTCCGCCGACAGGCCGCAGGGCAGGCCGTGTGCCCCGGTCCGCGTCAGGTTGAAATCGAGGGCCCGACGCAGGTGCCCGAAGACGGTGGCCTTTCCTTCGTCGGCGAAAGGCAGTATCTTGTTGTAGAAGGCGACATCGCCCGTCTCCGCGACATAGGCCGGCACCGTGTTGAAGAACCACAGACAATCATCCGAACGGAACTCTTCGTCGGGTGGCGGTGCCTCCTGACCGGGACGATGGCCGAAGGGCTTGATCACCGGAATCGCTCCACCGTTGGCCAACTGCCCGGTCAGCATCAATTCCAGCCGCTCGCGGGCCGTATCCGGAATCAGGGGAAGAACCCCGAGGATATCCTGGACCGTGTCCCGAAATCCAAGTCCGTCGCGCTCCCCGTTATAGACCAGGCTGGCCGCCCGTGACCACGCGAAGGTGATCAGGCAATTGTAGGGATTCCAGACATTGAGCATGTGATCGAACTCCGGATCCGGAGTCTTCACCCGGAGGGATCCGATCCGGGAATGCCAATGCGCACGAAGCCGGACCAGTTCCTCTTCACAACGCTCCGCCGATCCATACTCCCTGACCGTTTCGTGCCCGACCGTTGCAACCGGCCCCAGGCCGAGCAACGCAACCAGGGTGGTTTCTTCGCCCGGGTCCAGCTCGATCGTGGTCCGGAGGCTGCCGCACGCATTGTCGCCGTAGGCGTCCGACCCGGTGGAGGCACCTGTCTCCACAACCAGGGGCCGATCATAGGAGCGATAAGGCCCGAGAAAAGCCGCGCGACTGGTATCATGGCCGGTGATCGGCGCACCGGTCAGACCCATCCAGAGTTCCTTCCCCTGCCCCCGGGATGTCGGATCGTTCGGGTCTGGCAGGAGGTTCTCGTTGATCGTCAGGCGCAGCAGATCCCCTTTCCGGGAGCCCCGTGCGATATATTGCGTATACTGAAGATTGACCAGGTCCTGGGTGGTCGACCAATCGTTGGCGAATTCGCAGTAGGTGAAAATCGAAAGCGTCTTCCGCTTCCTCGACCGATTGCGCACCTTGAGCCGCCAGTATTCGAAACGCTGTCCCAGGGGCACGAAGTAGGTCGTTTCCGTCTCGACCGAATTGTATCTCGACAGGATGGTCGTGTAGGCGGTTCCGTGCCGGCAGACCGAGCGGTAGCGCTTGAGGGGCTTGCCCACCGGTTGCCATGAACTGGACCAGAAATCACCGTTTCCATCGTCACGAAGATAGAAATACCGGCCCGGTTGATCCATCGGGATCGAGTTGAAGCGCAGTCGCAGAAAGCGGCCCTGGGCGGCCGATTGGAAAAAGCTGTAGCCTCCTGCGTTGTTGGTGATGACCGCACCATACTCGAGCGTGCCCAGATAGTTGCTCCAGGATTGTGGGGTGTCGGGGCGTTCTATGACGTATTCCCGCTTCTTGTCGTCGAAATGACCGTAGCGCATGATTTGGAGTGGGTTCGGAGGCATTGGTAACAGGAGGCACCAATCCCGGCGAGTCCCCGTTCGAACTCACAATAGAACGAGGGAAACGCTCCCGGCATGCCTTTTCTCTCCAGAAAAAGGTAAAACTCCGCAAGAGACCCCGATTTCGACCGATTATCCGTTTATGAATCTCCGGGCTTTTCCCCACGCAGGAATCTGCGGCCTTGCGTTTCTCGGTTTTCTGACCGGTCCGCTGGCCCTGGCTGACAGCCTGACAGTCAGTGCCGGGATCAGCGATATTGAGATCCTCATCGAGAATGTGGACAGCGGGAAGCTCGCGGCAACCCGAACGGGGGATTCCGGCCAGTTCAGTTTGTCCGGACTCGAACCCGGTGAGTATCGCCTGATCATCGGTCCGGTCCGTGGCGGGAAGGCGCTCCCGGTCTCGGACGGCAGCGAGCAGGAGGATCCGACTCCGCCGGTGGGCTACGACGTCAGACTGTCGGTCTACGGCGGTGCCATGACCGCACAGTGGGTACCCGTTTCCTCGCCGAAGGTACGCGT is part of the Opitutaceae bacterium genome and encodes:
- a CDS encoding glycosidase, giving the protein MNFKERLNELRREHEALILRPNPVDTTWKNGVYERHLHPIITADHVPLEWRYDLNPATNPFLMERLGVNATFNAGAIEWKGRIVLVVRVEGADRKSFFALAESPNGIDRFRFHDEPLVIGETADPDTNVYDMRLVAHEDGWVYGLFCTERRDPNAPESDQSSATAQCGIIRTKDLKAWDRLPDLKTPSAQQRNVVLHPEFVDGQYAFYTRPQDGFISTGSGGGIGWALAKDIEHPVAGPERIIDRKMYHTINESKNGQGPAPIKTAEGWLHLAHGVRETAAGLRYVAYLFLTDLKDPARMLRKPAGYLIAPRGEERVGDVSNVIFTNGWVCRENGDVFIYYASSDTRMHVATTRVERLLDYVLHTPEDGLRSAESVRQRIRLIRANRALEQG
- a CDS encoding N,N'-diacetylchitobiose phosphorylase; translation: MRYGHFDDKKREYVIERPDTPQSWSNYLGTLEYGAVITNNAGGYSFFQSAAQGRFLRLRFNSIPMDQPGRYFYLRDDGNGDFWSSSWQPVGKPLKRYRSVCRHGTAYTTILSRYNSVETETTYFVPLGQRFEYWRLKVRNRSRKRKTLSIFTYCEFANDWSTTQDLVNLQYTQYIARGSRKGDLLRLTINENLLPDPNDPTSRGQGKELWMGLTGAPITGHDTSRAAFLGPYRSYDRPLVVETGASTGSDAYGDNACGSLRTTIELDPGEETTLVALLGLGPVATVGHETVREYGSAERCEEELVRLRAHWHSRIGSLRVKTPDPEFDHMLNVWNPYNCLITFAWSRAASLVYNGERDGLGFRDTVQDILGVLPLIPDTARERLELMLTGQLANGGAIPVIKPFGHRPGQEAPPPDEEFRSDDCLWFFNTVPAYVAETGDVAFYNKILPFADEGKATVFGHLRRALDFNLTRTGAHGLPCGLSADWNDCLRLGYHGESLFVAFQVRLGLSVYAEIAERLGQEEEAVWACSRREALDALIQEHCWDGEWFIWAIGEDGTIYGTKNREEGQVYLNTQVWSIISGAATEEQSDKAMRALRENLATEYGVMLCAPPFKKIPIEVMRAVLFNPGTKENAGIFNHTQGWVVMAECLRGEGNQAFRTYRSYMPSAYNDRAEIRQSEPYVHCQSTHSKASSQFGVSRVPWLSGTASWSYYSAMHSILGLQPEVDAIRFDPCIPSEWPGFELERIFRGKRLKVEVRNPNKVQKGVRRLTVNGVEFPDGRVPVTKLGKTNRIVVEMG
- a CDS encoding carboxypeptidase-like regulatory domain-containing protein, translated to MNLRAFPHAGICGLAFLGFLTGPLALADSLTVSAGISDIEILIENVDSGKLAATRTGDSGQFSLSGLEPGEYRLIIGPVRGGKALPVSDGSEQEDPTPPVGYDVRLSVYGGAMTAQWVPVSSPKVRVGIVFAVPARASGTIAGSIRPATPPAVQTLITWVSPPAFE